From the Primulina tabacum isolate GXHZ01 chromosome 3, ASM2559414v2, whole genome shotgun sequence genome, one window contains:
- the LOC142538768 gene encoding secreted RxLR effector protein 161-like, whose product MCHKTDDEIETMRHIPYAYAIGNIIHGMISSRHDIAIALSVTRRYQSNSDLLHWKVVKDIRKCLRRTKNLFIVCWSGELKLEVCVDSNFQSNVNDSKLTFGFVFKLNGVFVSWNSSKKDITANSTTESEYLAASATSRRLFG is encoded by the coding sequence ATGTGTCATAAGACTGATGATGAGATAGAAACCATGAGACACATCCCATATGCGTATGCTATAGGCAATATAATACATGGTATGATATCTAGTCGACATGATATTGCCATTGCACTGAGTGTTACAAGAAGATATCAGTCGAATTCGGATCTATTACATTGGAAAGTCGTGAAGGATATTCGTAAGTGCTTAAGAAGAACAAAGAATTTGTTCATAGTTTGCTGgagtggagaattaaaattggaagtcTGTGTTGATTCTAACTTCCAATCAAATGTGAATGATTCGAAATTAACAtttggatttgtattcaagctcaatggtgtTTTTGTCTCTTGGAACAGTTCCAAGAAAGACATCACGGCGAATTCAACTACTGAATCTGAATACCTAGCTGCGTCAGCTACATCAAGGAGactgtttggatga